The genomic segment ATGCCTCCGGTTTTAAGGGTCATGAGAAAAACCTTGTATGTTTCATCATTTTGAAATTTATCAACAAGGGTTTTTCTATCCCGTGTTGCACCTGTCATATGCAGGTATTCAATCCCTGATTTCTCCAGATCCTCTGCAATACATTCCAGAGCCATTAAAAAATTGGCAAAAACCAGAACCTTATGATTATTAGCTATAACATCTGAAATATTGTTCATAAGGATTTCCCGCTTTGCTGATATGATATGATTTTCTGTTTTAGCTTCAGGAACACTTGCAATCTGACGCAGTTCGCTTAATGCCTGAAGTATAAAAAACTGGGATTTTTTTATCCCGTTCTGCTGAATCTGTGATCTTACAGTATCATAGTAAAACCTGCGCCTTACTTCGTAAAAGAGTTTTTGTTCTTCACTCATTTCAACATAAAGGGTCTGCTCAATCTTGTCAGGAAGGTCCTTTAATACATCCCGTTTAAGCCGCCTTAATATAAAAGGATAAATCTTTTTTTTCAGTTCTTGAAGTGCATCCTTGTCATCTTCTTTTTGAATTGGCAGTGCATAATATTTATTAAAATCATCAGCAGAACCAAACATGGACGGATTTAAAAACCTGAAAAGAGAATAAAGCTCACCCAGATTATTTTCCACAGGAGTTCCGCTTAAAGCAAGGCGGTGTTCAGATTGAAGCATTAATACTGCTCTGGAAGTCTGGGACTGCATATTCTTTATATTCTGGGATTCATCCAGAATTATATAATAAAAATCCTCATCTTTAAGCTGCTCAATGTCATTTCTCATCATGGCATAAGTGGTTAAAATAACATTATTTATCATGGCTTCGTTTAAATCCCTGTCCATGCCGTGATATATATAATATGAAAGTTCAGGTTTAAACTTGTTAATCTCATTTTCCCAGTTAAATAAAAGACTTTTAGGCATAACCACCAGGGAAGGCTTTTTTTGATCTGGATATATTGATGCCAGCAGGGTAATAGCCTGAAGGGTTTTACCCAGGCCCATATCATCAGCAAGACAGCCTCCCAGAGAGTTTTTTAAAAGATAATTAAGCCAGCGAAAGCCCTGTTTCTGGTATCTTCTAAGTTCGGCATTAACCTTGGGAATCTGTGTTCTTGATTTTTTTATATCATTAAAACCCAGAAAAATGTCCCTTGACTGTTTAAAAGCTTTTTCAGCAATATTTTTATCAATCAATTCCTCTACAATGGGAAGATCGAAAAATGAAATCTTGACCTTTTTTTCCTGTTTTTTAAAAATCCGGTTAAGCTGATTAATATATGCCTTGTTAATAATGGCATGGGTGCCGTCATTAAGGGAGATATAGGAATTTTTCTTATACTGGTTCAGGGCATCAAACAAAGCAATGGACTCGCCTTCAATCTCCAGACTTGCATCTCCTTCCAGGAAATCAATTCCATGGGACAAATCAAGATTCAGTCTGGGACTTACGGCTTTAATCTTATATGACTTTAATTTTTCAGCTCCCATAACAGCATATTTAGCAATCAGATTAGGAAGGTCTTTATGGATAAAGGTCTTTGCCAGTTCTTCCTGAATGATAAAAAGATTGTCGCAAGTATAATAAGCATTAGTTTTAAGTGCTTTGCTGTGTTTTTTGAGCAGTCCTGAAATCTCGTTAAAACACATGTAAATCTCTTCGTGAATAAGTTCTCTTACCTTAATCTGTTTATCCATTTCATTTACAACTGCAATCTTTGTTACATCATAGTTGTCAAAAAAAGCTTCACCAAAACCCGGCAGGGATGTGGATAATTTAAGATAAAGTGCATTGTTTGCATCAATCTTTTCAAAAATCAATGTTGCCT from the Desulfonema limicola genome contains:
- a CDS encoding DEAD/DEAH box helicase, with protein sequence MIEVKSEFFEKLKRKNILIRQTAPVKTVFFQLKFDDNGAYIDVIDEKQKKVETSYEIYTGSIREVLKSIENIKHRNSFRIDWETPSSRVYLFENDYLIWQLLKCNNFVDSKFNTLGCAEGYAQIILDINEQKEMLETQILLKYQGESFKDILFLNESHVLAKEMIYQIKPVSENFQNINLFETRLFPIHLEKYLSLFFSGFENISVRYKDYKVIFGTPKQTQATLIFEKIDANNALYLKLSTSLPGFGEAFFDNYDVTKIAVVNEMDKQIKVRELIHEEIYMCFNEISGLLKKHSKALKTNAYYTCDNLFIIQEELAKTFIHKDLPNLIAKYAVMGAEKLKSYKIKAVSPRLNLDLSHGIDFLEGDASLEIEGESIALFDALNQYKKNSYISLNDGTHAIINKAYINQLNRIFKKQEKKVKISFFDLPIVEELIDKNIAEKAFKQSRDIFLGFNDIKKSRTQIPKVNAELRRYQKQGFRWLNYLLKNSLGGCLADDMGLGKTLQAITLLASIYPDQKKPSLVVMPKSLLFNWENEINKFKPELSYYIYHGMDRDLNEAMINNVILTTYAMMRNDIEQLKDEDFYYIILDESQNIKNMQSQTSRAVLMLQSEHRLALSGTPVENNLGELYSLFRFLNPSMFGSADDFNKYYALPIQKEDDKDALQELKKKIYPFILRRLKRDVLKDLPDKIEQTLYVEMSEEQKLFYEVRRRFYYDTVRSQIQQNGIKKSQFFILQALSELRQIASVPEAKTENHIISAKREILMNNISDVIANNHKVLVFANFLMALECIAEDLEKSGIEYLHMTGATRDRKTLVDKFQNDETYKVFLMTLKTGGIGLNLTAADYIFIFDPWWNKAAENQAVDRTHRIGQDKTVFSYKLITRGTIEEKILELQKKKSDLFENLISSDGASIKSLDEQDVEFILGD